Proteins from one Ranitomeya variabilis isolate aRanVar5 chromosome 1, aRanVar5.hap1, whole genome shotgun sequence genomic window:
- the LOC143769947 gene encoding nuclear receptor subfamily 2 group F member 5-like isoform X1: MAMVVNPWQEDIPGVAASQVSNPPGLCNQDPGGTPQTPSTPKGVVPGQDPVHSGDKGVPNVDCMVCGDKSSGKHYGQFTCEGCKSFFKRSVRRNLTYTCRGNRDCPIDQHHRNQCQYCRLKKCLKVGMRREAVQRGRMSHPQTSPGQYALNNVDPYNGHSYLTGFISLLLRAEPYPTSRYGAQCLQPNNIMGIENICELAARLLFSAIEWAKNIPFFPDFQLSDQVALLRMTWSELFVLNAAQCSMPLHVAPLLAAAGLHASPMSADRVVAFMDHIRVFQEQVEKLKALHVDSAEYSCLKAVALFTPDAVGLSDIGHVESIQEKSQCALEEYVRNQYPTQPTRFGRLLLRLPSLRIVSAPVIEQLFFVRLVGKTPIETLIRDMLLSGSSFNWPYMPMQ, from the exons atggccatggTGGTTAATCCTTGGCAGGAAGACATCCCAGGGGTGGCAGCCTCTCAGGTGAGCAATCCACCTGGGTTGTGCAATCAAGACCCTGGGGGCACACCTCAAACACCAAGCACACCTAAAGGAGTGGTCCCAGGTCAGGACCCCGTTCATTCAGGGGACAAAGGAGTTCCCAACGTGGACTGTATGGTGTGTGGGGACAAATCTAGTGGCAAGCACTATGGTCAGTTCACCTGCGAAGGGTGCAAGAGCTTCTTTAAGAGATCAGTCCGAAGGAACCTCACCTACACTTGTAGGGGCAACAGAGACTGTCCGATAGACCAACATCATAGGAACCAGTGCCAATACTGCCGACTAAAGAAGTGCCTAAAAGTTGGCATGAGGAGAGAAG CAGTCCAGCGTGGACGAATGTCGCACCCCCAGACCAGCCCTGGCCAATATGCTCTGAACAACGTGGATCCCTACAATGGTCACTCTTACTTAACAGGATTCATCTCCTTGCTTCTCCGAGCAGAACCATATCCAACTTCTCGATATGGTGCCCAGTGCCTCCAGCCCAACAATATCATGGGAATTGAGAACATCTGTGAATTGGCCGCCCGTTTGCTCTTCAGTGCTATTGAGTGGGCCAAGAACATTCCTTTTTTCCCTGACTTCCAGCTCTCAGACCAAGTTGCTCTCCTTCGCATGACATGGAGTGAGCTCTTCGTCCTCAACGCTGCTCAGTGCTCCATGCCTCTTCATGTGGCACCGTTGCTGGCAGCAGCCGGCCTCCACGCATCTCCCATGTCTGCTGACAGAGTCGTGGCTTTCATGGACCATATCCGGGTCTTTCAAGAACAGGTGGAAAAGTTGAAGGCACTTCATGTTGACTCCGCGGAGTACTCCTGCTTGAAAGCCGTTGCCTTGTTTACACCTG ATGCGGTGGGATTGTCCGATATTGGACACGTGGAAAGCATTCAGGAGAAGTCCCAGTGTGCCCTAGAAGAGTATGTCCGAAACCAGTACCCTACTCAGCCAACCCGGTTTGGTCGTCTTCTACTGCGCCTACCATCATTGCGCATTGTATCGGCACCAGTGATAGAACAACTCTTCTTTGTGCGTCTCGTTGGAAAGACGCCCATTGAGACTTTAATCCGAGACATGCTCTTGTCTGGGTCCAGCTTTAATTGGCCTTACATGCCTATGCAGTAA
- the LOC143769947 gene encoding nuclear receptor subfamily 2 group F member 5-like isoform X2 gives MAMVVNPWQEDIPGVAASQVSNPPGLCNQDPGGTPQTPSTPKGVVPGQDPVHSGDKGVPNVDCMVCGDKSSGKHYGQFTCEGCKSFFKRSVRRNLTYTCRGNRDCPIDQHHRNQCQYCRLKKCLKVGMRREVQRGRMSHPQTSPGQYALNNVDPYNGHSYLTGFISLLLRAEPYPTSRYGAQCLQPNNIMGIENICELAARLLFSAIEWAKNIPFFPDFQLSDQVALLRMTWSELFVLNAAQCSMPLHVAPLLAAAGLHASPMSADRVVAFMDHIRVFQEQVEKLKALHVDSAEYSCLKAVALFTPDAVGLSDIGHVESIQEKSQCALEEYVRNQYPTQPTRFGRLLLRLPSLRIVSAPVIEQLFFVRLVGKTPIETLIRDMLLSGSSFNWPYMPMQ, from the exons atggccatggTGGTTAATCCTTGGCAGGAAGACATCCCAGGGGTGGCAGCCTCTCAGGTGAGCAATCCACCTGGGTTGTGCAATCAAGACCCTGGGGGCACACCTCAAACACCAAGCACACCTAAAGGAGTGGTCCCAGGTCAGGACCCCGTTCATTCAGGGGACAAAGGAGTTCCCAACGTGGACTGTATGGTGTGTGGGGACAAATCTAGTGGCAAGCACTATGGTCAGTTCACCTGCGAAGGGTGCAAGAGCTTCTTTAAGAGATCAGTCCGAAGGAACCTCACCTACACTTGTAGGGGCAACAGAGACTGTCCGATAGACCAACATCATAGGAACCAGTGCCAATACTGCCGACTAAAGAAGTGCCTAAAAGTTGGCATGAGGAGAGAAG TCCAGCGTGGACGAATGTCGCACCCCCAGACCAGCCCTGGCCAATATGCTCTGAACAACGTGGATCCCTACAATGGTCACTCTTACTTAACAGGATTCATCTCCTTGCTTCTCCGAGCAGAACCATATCCAACTTCTCGATATGGTGCCCAGTGCCTCCAGCCCAACAATATCATGGGAATTGAGAACATCTGTGAATTGGCCGCCCGTTTGCTCTTCAGTGCTATTGAGTGGGCCAAGAACATTCCTTTTTTCCCTGACTTCCAGCTCTCAGACCAAGTTGCTCTCCTTCGCATGACATGGAGTGAGCTCTTCGTCCTCAACGCTGCTCAGTGCTCCATGCCTCTTCATGTGGCACCGTTGCTGGCAGCAGCCGGCCTCCACGCATCTCCCATGTCTGCTGACAGAGTCGTGGCTTTCATGGACCATATCCGGGTCTTTCAAGAACAGGTGGAAAAGTTGAAGGCACTTCATGTTGACTCCGCGGAGTACTCCTGCTTGAAAGCCGTTGCCTTGTTTACACCTG ATGCGGTGGGATTGTCCGATATTGGACACGTGGAAAGCATTCAGGAGAAGTCCCAGTGTGCCCTAGAAGAGTATGTCCGAAACCAGTACCCTACTCAGCCAACCCGGTTTGGTCGTCTTCTACTGCGCCTACCATCATTGCGCATTGTATCGGCACCAGTGATAGAACAACTCTTCTTTGTGCGTCTCGTTGGAAAGACGCCCATTGAGACTTTAATCCGAGACATGCTCTTGTCTGGGTCCAGCTTTAATTGGCCTTACATGCCTATGCAGTAA
- the LOC143769947 gene encoding nuclear receptor subfamily 2 group F member 5-like isoform X3, protein MAMVVNPWQEDIPGVAASQVSNPPGLCNQDPGGTPQTPSTPKGVVPGQDPVHSGDKGVPNVDCMVCGDKSSGKHYGQFTCEGCKSFFKRSVRRNLTYTCRGNRDCPIDQHHRNQCQYCRLKKCLKVGMRREAVQRGRMSHPQTSPGQYALNNVDPYNGHSYLTGFISLLLRAEPYPTSRYGAQCLQPNNIMGIENICELAARLLFSAIEWAKNIPFFPDFQLSDQVALLRMTWSELFVLNAAQCSMPLHVAPLLAAAGLHASPMSADRVVAFMDHIRVFQEQVEKLKALHVDSAEYSCLKAVALFTPGTKLRICGGIVRYWTRGKHSGEVPVCPRRVCPKPVPYSANPVWSSSTAPTIIAHCIGTSDRTTLLCASRWKDAH, encoded by the exons atggccatggTGGTTAATCCTTGGCAGGAAGACATCCCAGGGGTGGCAGCCTCTCAGGTGAGCAATCCACCTGGGTTGTGCAATCAAGACCCTGGGGGCACACCTCAAACACCAAGCACACCTAAAGGAGTGGTCCCAGGTCAGGACCCCGTTCATTCAGGGGACAAAGGAGTTCCCAACGTGGACTGTATGGTGTGTGGGGACAAATCTAGTGGCAAGCACTATGGTCAGTTCACCTGCGAAGGGTGCAAGAGCTTCTTTAAGAGATCAGTCCGAAGGAACCTCACCTACACTTGTAGGGGCAACAGAGACTGTCCGATAGACCAACATCATAGGAACCAGTGCCAATACTGCCGACTAAAGAAGTGCCTAAAAGTTGGCATGAGGAGAGAAG CAGTCCAGCGTGGACGAATGTCGCACCCCCAGACCAGCCCTGGCCAATATGCTCTGAACAACGTGGATCCCTACAATGGTCACTCTTACTTAACAGGATTCATCTCCTTGCTTCTCCGAGCAGAACCATATCCAACTTCTCGATATGGTGCCCAGTGCCTCCAGCCCAACAATATCATGGGAATTGAGAACATCTGTGAATTGGCCGCCCGTTTGCTCTTCAGTGCTATTGAGTGGGCCAAGAACATTCCTTTTTTCCCTGACTTCCAGCTCTCAGACCAAGTTGCTCTCCTTCGCATGACATGGAGTGAGCTCTTCGTCCTCAACGCTGCTCAGTGCTCCATGCCTCTTCATGTGGCACCGTTGCTGGCAGCAGCCGGCCTCCACGCATCTCCCATGTCTGCTGACAGAGTCGTGGCTTTCATGGACCATATCCGGGTCTTTCAAGAACAGGTGGAAAAGTTGAAGGCACTTCATGTTGACTCCGCGGAGTACTCCTGCTTGAAAGCCGTTGCCTTGTTTACACCTG gcacaaAACTGCGCAT ATGCGGTGGGATTGTCCGATATTGGACACGTGGAAAGCATTCAGGAGAAGTCCCAGTGTGCCCTAGAAGAGTATGTCCGAAACCAGTACCCTACTCAGCCAACCCGGTTTGGTCGTCTTCTACTGCGCCTACCATCATTGCGCATTGTATCGGCACCAGTGATAGAACAACTCTTCTTTGTGCGTCTCGTTGGAAAGACGCCCATTGA